A genome region from Acidobacteriota bacterium includes the following:
- a CDS encoding glycosyl hydrolase produces the protein MRLRFLTSLVVCLFLLVSGGAAQQSDKAATPFKAIKYRNVGPAQGGRVSRVAGIAGNPSIYYAATASGGVWKSTDGGISFKPVFDEQPISSIGSIAVAPSDPNVVYVGSGEANIRGNVAAGNGIYKSIDAGKTWTHVWKQEGQIGTMAVHPRNADIAFAAVLGHAFGPNPERGVYRTTDGGRTWQQVLKKDSDTGASDVALDPSNPNIVFAGFWQARRKPWDLVSGGPGSGLYVSRDGGDTWKPLTGSGLPEGIWGKVGVGVAPSDGRRVYALIEAEKGGLFRSDDGGETWTLATSDRALRQRAWYYTTLTINPQNPDDVWFPQVPLLRTIDGGKTLKYIRGPHHGDYHDAWIDPQNPKRMIVANDGGVDVTTDGGESWYAPMLPIGQLYHVSADTRVPYHVAGAQQDLGTAQGPSDSLTRGGISAAEWYSVGGGEAGHVVSDWSDPDIVYAGEYLGYISRYDHRTRQARNISAYPENGSGHGGADLKYRFQWTAPIVVSPHDARVVYHAGNVLFRTADGGQTWTAISPDLTRNDKSKQQWAGGPITGDNTGVETYCTIFAVAESPRQKDLIWAGSDDGLVHVTRDGGRTWKNVTGAMTGFPEWGTVRLIEASPFDAGTAYVVVDAHRLDDMRPYLFKTTDFGASWKRLDDKLAQDVYLHAVREDPKRKGQLYLGTERGVMYSTDEGATWQSLQLNLPTVAVHDLVVKDDDLVVGTHGRSIWILDDLAPFREATPSLLASDVHLFKPREAYRWYYSGGTRDRAAGQTPPRGAVITYFLKDKPKEVAIEIRDAQKRLLRRYASVAEPAAGADDNEPEPKPALTLEPGVQRAVWDLRWSGAERIRNAKIDWGNPAYGPVAVPGTYTVTLTVDGRSTSAPIVVKPDPRSKASQADLEAQQAFALDVRDTFSRITENVNRLRAVSGQLKARNTALKGHAPSAPLVKASEAALTKIEAFEEEIHNPRAQVVYDILAMKGGAKLYSRVSPLLEFVIDGDGAPTQGAREVFADQKRELEEWEGRLKQFLAVDVAALNAKAAELGVAFVVVE, from the coding sequence ATGCGTCTCAGGTTCCTGACTTCACTCGTCGTCTGCCTGTTTCTTCTCGTTTCGGGCGGCGCCGCGCAGCAAAGCGACAAGGCGGCGACGCCCTTCAAAGCCATCAAGTATCGCAACGTCGGCCCCGCGCAAGGGGGGCGCGTGTCGCGTGTCGCGGGCATCGCAGGGAACCCGTCGATCTACTACGCGGCGACCGCGTCGGGCGGTGTGTGGAAATCCACTGACGGCGGCATCAGCTTCAAGCCCGTGTTCGACGAGCAGCCGATCTCGTCAATCGGCTCGATCGCCGTCGCGCCTTCCGATCCGAACGTCGTGTACGTCGGATCCGGCGAAGCCAACATCCGCGGCAACGTGGCAGCGGGCAACGGCATCTACAAGTCGATCGACGCCGGCAAGACCTGGACCCACGTCTGGAAACAGGAAGGGCAGATCGGGACGATGGCCGTGCACCCGCGCAACGCCGACATCGCGTTTGCGGCGGTGCTCGGCCACGCCTTCGGGCCCAACCCGGAGCGCGGCGTCTACCGCACGACCGACGGCGGCAGAACGTGGCAGCAGGTCCTGAAGAAGGACAGCGACACCGGAGCCTCCGACGTGGCGCTCGACCCGTCGAACCCGAACATTGTCTTTGCCGGGTTCTGGCAGGCGCGCCGCAAACCCTGGGACCTGGTCAGCGGCGGCCCGGGCAGCGGCCTCTACGTATCGCGCGACGGCGGCGACACGTGGAAGCCGCTGACGGGATCTGGACTCCCGGAAGGCATCTGGGGCAAGGTGGGCGTCGGCGTGGCGCCTTCCGACGGTCGCCGCGTGTACGCGTTAATCGAGGCGGAAAAGGGCGGTCTGTTCCGCTCCGACGATGGGGGCGAGACGTGGACGCTGGCGACCTCCGACCGCGCGCTGCGCCAGCGCGCGTGGTACTACACGACGCTCACGATCAACCCGCAGAACCCCGACGACGTGTGGTTTCCGCAGGTGCCGCTGCTGCGCACGATTGATGGAGGGAAGACGCTCAAGTACATCCGCGGACCGCACCACGGCGACTATCACGACGCCTGGATCGATCCTCAGAACCCGAAGCGCATGATCGTCGCCAACGATGGCGGCGTGGACGTGACGACCGACGGCGGAGAGTCGTGGTACGCGCCGATGCTGCCGATCGGCCAGCTGTACCACGTGTCCGCGGACACGCGCGTGCCGTACCACGTGGCCGGCGCGCAGCAGGATCTCGGGACCGCGCAGGGTCCGAGCGACAGCCTCACGCGCGGCGGCATCAGCGCGGCGGAGTGGTACTCCGTTGGCGGCGGCGAAGCGGGCCACGTCGTGTCCGACTGGTCCGACCCGGACATCGTGTACGCGGGGGAATACCTCGGCTACATCTCGCGCTACGACCATCGCACGCGCCAGGCGCGCAACATCAGCGCGTACCCGGAAAACGGCTCCGGGCACGGCGGCGCGGACCTGAAGTACCGCTTCCAGTGGACCGCGCCGATCGTGGTGTCTCCGCACGACGCGAGGGTCGTGTACCACGCCGGCAACGTGTTGTTCAGAACGGCAGACGGCGGGCAGACGTGGACGGCCATCAGCCCGGACCTCACGCGCAACGACAAGTCAAAACAGCAGTGGGCCGGCGGCCCGATTACCGGCGACAACACCGGCGTCGAGACCTACTGCACGATCTTCGCGGTCGCCGAATCACCGAGGCAGAAGGATCTGATCTGGGCCGGCAGCGACGACGGGCTCGTGCACGTGACGCGGGACGGCGGCAGGACCTGGAAGAATGTCACGGGTGCGATGACGGGATTCCCGGAGTGGGGCACCGTCCGCCTGATCGAGGCCTCGCCGTTCGACGCCGGCACCGCCTACGTCGTGGTGGATGCGCACCGGCTCGACGACATGCGGCCGTACCTGTTCAAGACGACGGACTTCGGCGCGTCGTGGAAGCGGCTCGACGACAAGCTCGCGCAGGACGTGTACTTGCATGCCGTCCGCGAAGATCCAAAGAGGAAAGGGCAGCTCTATCTCGGCACCGAGCGCGGCGTCATGTATTCGACCGACGAGGGCGCCACGTGGCAGTCGCTTCAATTGAACCTCCCCACGGTGGCCGTGCACGACCTCGTCGTCAAAGACGACGATCTCGTCGTCGGCACGCACGGCCGGTCGATCTGGATTCTCGACGACCTCGCGCCGTTCCGCGAGGCGACGCCGTCGCTGCTCGCATCGGACGTGCACCTGTTCAAGCCTCGCGAGGCCTACCGCTGGTATTACTCCGGGGGGACGCGGGATCGCGCGGCCGGTCAGACCCCGCCGCGCGGCGCGGTCATCACGTATTTCCTGAAGGACAAGCCGAAAGAGGTGGCCATCGAGATCCGCGACGCGCAGAAGCGGCTCCTGCGACGCTACGCGAGCGTGGCGGAGCCGGCGGCCGGCGCCGACGACAACGAGCCGGAACCGAAGCCGGCTCTCACGCTGGAGCCGGGCGTGCAGCGTGCCGTGTGGGATCTGCGGTGGAGCGGCGCGGAGCGGATCCGGAACGCGAAGATCGACTGGGGCAACCCGGCGTACGGGCCGGTTGCCGTTCCCGGCACGTATACCGTCACGCTCACCGTGGACGGCCGCAGCACGAGCGCGCCGATCGTGGTCAAGCCGGACCCGCGCTCGAAAGCGTCGCAAGCGGATCTCGAGGCCCAGCAGGCGTTCGCGCTCGACGTGCGCGACACGTTCAGCCGGATCACGGAGAACGTCAACCGGCTGCGCGCCGTGAGCGGGCAGCTGAAGGCGAGGAACACGGCGTTGAAGGGCCACGCGCCGTCGGCGCCGCTGGTGAAAGCGTCGGAGGCGGCGCTGACGAAGATCGAGGCCTTCGAGGAGGAGATCCACAATCCGCGCGCGCAGGTGGTGTACGACATTCTCGCGATGAAGGGGGGCGCGAAGCTCTATTCGCGCGTCAGTCCCCTCCTGGAGTTCGTCATCGACGGCGACGGCGCGCCCACGCAGGGGGCGCGTGAGGTGTTCGCGGATCAGAAGCGCGAGCTGGAGGAGTGGGAAGGGCGGCTGAAGCAGTTCCTCGCGGTGGACGTCGCGGCGCTGAATGCGAAGGCCGCG